One part of the Mesorhizobium sp. M4B.F.Ca.ET.058.02.1.1 genome encodes these proteins:
- a CDS encoding helix-turn-helix transcriptional regulator, whose product MDKRDLSTLFRERLKLLLTRSDLNQSAFATAVGIDRSALSQLLSGTSTRLPRAETLLNIAAEFKVSLDWLLGLSHDEGVTGEIRESLEIEEAPDGFDRTLLAKWHSEAAGTKIRYVPAGIPDLLRTEALVDYEANITNKSREAQAGETQYRIDYTRRPETDMEVCMPRHTLEIFARGLGVWDRFPEAERRQQLLHMATLLDDLYPTFRLYLYDGRMRYSIPYTIFGPYRAAIYVGDMYLVLNATQPIRTLTSHFDNLIRAADINAHEAASFAQRLAEVQF is encoded by the coding sequence ATGGACAAGCGCGACCTGTCGACTCTCTTCCGAGAGCGCCTGAAATTGCTCTTGACACGCTCGGACCTGAACCAGTCGGCTTTCGCGACAGCGGTCGGCATAGACCGCTCGGCGCTGTCGCAACTGCTCTCCGGGACGTCGACCCGACTGCCCCGCGCGGAGACGCTGCTCAACATCGCCGCCGAGTTCAAAGTGTCACTCGACTGGCTGCTAGGCCTGAGCCATGACGAAGGCGTCACCGGCGAAATCCGCGAGAGCCTGGAGATCGAGGAGGCCCCCGACGGCTTCGACCGCACGCTGCTCGCCAAATGGCACTCCGAGGCGGCGGGAACGAAAATCCGCTACGTACCGGCCGGCATTCCCGACTTGCTGCGCACCGAGGCGCTGGTCGACTACGAGGCGAACATCACCAACAAGAGCCGCGAGGCGCAGGCGGGCGAGACGCAATACCGCATCGACTATACCAGGCGCCCGGAGACCGACATGGAGGTCTGCATGCCGCGCCACACGCTCGAGATCTTCGCGCGCGGGCTAGGCGTCTGGGACCGCTTTCCCGAGGCCGAGCGCCGCCAGCAGCTTCTACACATGGCGACACTGCTCGATGATCTCTATCCGACCTTCCGCCTGTACCTCTATGACGGGCGCATGCGCTACTCGATCCCCTACACCATCTTCGGGCCCTACCGAGCCGCCATCTATGTCGGCGACATGTATCTGGTGCTGAATGCCACGCAGCCGATCCGCACCTTGACCAGCCATTTCGACAATCTGATCCGCGCCGCCGACATCAATGCGCATGAGGCGGCGAGCTTCGCGCAAAGGCTGGCTGAGGTCCAATTTTGA
- a CDS encoding fatty acid desaturase, with translation MASMTKRRSSAAAIEWPTVFLAFFCYGTWLATGFLLWPSYPILALGALALTAALQSSLMHEVLHGHPTRNARINEAFVFLPIGVVWPFRRFKTIHLRHHADERLTDPLDDPESYYQALWMHEELPPAMKFLLKVNNTMIGRLILGPWLSSIGFFIDDAKQIAAGDKAIRKAWLLHAVGLAVVVPIVTFGFGIPLWLYILVPVWLGQSMISIRTYAEHQWSEHPEGRTVIIERSPLSFLFLNNNLHFVHHKSPTVAWYRLPKLFRDRREEWLRMNNGYAYPNYFALLKAHAFKAKEPIVHPVLRRAPEPGRAFKPRVRARNVNGLGSAPVPAEPPKE, from the coding sequence ATGGCAAGCATGACTAAGAGACGTAGCAGTGCAGCGGCTATCGAATGGCCGACCGTGTTCTTGGCATTTTTCTGCTACGGCACCTGGCTCGCCACCGGCTTCCTTCTCTGGCCATCCTATCCGATACTGGCGCTCGGCGCCCTGGCCCTGACCGCCGCGCTGCAATCCTCGCTGATGCACGAAGTGCTGCACGGCCATCCGACACGCAATGCGCGGATCAATGAAGCCTTTGTCTTCCTGCCGATCGGCGTGGTGTGGCCGTTCCGCCGCTTCAAGACGATCCATCTTCGCCACCATGCCGACGAGCGGCTGACTGATCCGCTTGACGATCCGGAGAGCTATTATCAGGCGCTCTGGATGCATGAGGAGTTGCCGCCGGCGATGAAATTCCTGCTGAAGGTCAACAACACGATGATAGGCCGGCTCATTCTCGGTCCGTGGCTGTCGTCGATCGGTTTCTTCATCGACGACGCCAAGCAGATTGCTGCCGGCGACAAGGCGATCCGCAAGGCATGGCTGCTGCACGCCGTCGGCCTTGCCGTAGTCGTGCCGATCGTGACGTTCGGCTTCGGCATTCCGCTGTGGCTCTACATCCTGGTGCCGGTTTGGCTCGGCCAGTCGATGATTTCGATCCGCACCTATGCCGAGCATCAGTGGTCGGAGCATCCGGAAGGGCGCACGGTGATCATCGAGCGCTCGCCGCTGTCCTTCCTGTTCCTCAACAACAATCTGCATTTCGTTCATCACAAGAGCCCGACGGTTGCCTGGTACAGACTGCCGAAGCTGTTCCGCGACCGCCGCGAGGAGTGGCTGCGGATGAACAATGGCTATGCCTACCCGAACTATTTCGCGCTGCTCAAGGCGCATGCCTTCAAGGCGAAGGAGCCAATCGTCCATCCGGTGCTGCGGCGCGCGCCGGAGCCGGGCCGGGCATTCAAGCCGCGGGTTCGGGCGCGCAACGTCAATGGGCTAGGCAGCGCGCCGGTTCCGGCCGAGCCGCCGAAGGAATGA
- a CDS encoding PhnD/SsuA/transferrin family substrate-binding protein — MSEFVAALPMYDWPEARGEVDAQWARLREAIRQKGIDAPEILVRGNGDLPPVPGGIRDAAGKVIAPDPATLPASDLDFHGLWLHPALLFGQTCWGPMELGLASHVQVIGQPSYDAIEGGQGELYSSAIVMPADGGPFVASPADGSASIPLDLIRGKRFAFNNPDSMSGLLGLTRDLEAMGESLDIFASQIESGGHRSSIVAIAEGSADVAAIDCESWALAKRFEPAAREVKVVGWTKRRKGLPFITARATPPETVAALREAIADSAQ, encoded by the coding sequence ATGAGCGAATTCGTTGCGGCCTTGCCGATGTATGACTGGCCCGAGGCGAGGGGCGAGGTCGATGCGCAATGGGCGCGGCTGCGTGAAGCCATCAGGCAGAAGGGCATCGACGCGCCGGAGATACTCGTCCGCGGCAATGGCGACCTGCCGCCGGTGCCCGGCGGCATCCGCGACGCAGCCGGCAAGGTCATCGCGCCCGATCCGGCGACGCTGCCGGCGAGCGACCTCGATTTCCACGGGCTCTGGCTGCATCCGGCGCTGCTGTTCGGGCAGACCTGTTGGGGGCCGATGGAACTGGGGCTCGCGAGCCACGTCCAGGTGATCGGCCAGCCGAGCTACGATGCCATCGAGGGCGGGCAGGGCGAGCTCTATTCCAGCGCCATCGTCATGCCGGCGGACGGCGGGCCGTTCGTAGCATCGCCGGCTGATGGCAGCGCCTCGATCCCGCTCGATCTCATCCGTGGCAAACGCTTCGCCTTCAACAATCCGGATTCCATGTCCGGACTGCTCGGGCTGACGCGCGACCTGGAGGCGATGGGCGAAAGCCTCGACATTTTTGCTTCGCAGATCGAGAGCGGCGGGCATCGCTCCTCGATCGTCGCCATTGCCGAGGGCAGTGCCGATGTCGCGGCGATCGACTGCGAGAGCTGGGCGCTGGCCAAACGCTTCGAGCCGGCCGCGCGAGAAGTGAAGGTCGTTGGCTGGACCAAGCGGCGCAAAGGCCTGCCGTTCATCACCGCCCGCGCCACGCCGCCAGAGACGGTAGCGGCGTTACGCGAAGCGATCGCTGATTCAGCCCAGTAG
- a CDS encoding Xaa-Pro peptidase family protein yields the protein METQRFGRHRKIMPFEPDAAGSVEALREASRQKAASLNQHVLGYGAFAEAEWQAAGIAAPDLAAIREYRLGRIRAELKRRDYAGALLYDPVNIRYATDSTNMQLWVAHNPTRHCFVATEGPVVLFDYFSCEHLSDHSGVVDEVRPAVSWMYLYSGELTSLKVRRWAAGIADLVAQHGGGNHRIAVDHINPEGAEELARLGVSIGNGEAVMESARLIKSPDEILAMRRSIVACEAAMGEMERALKPGISENELWAELHRGNIARGGEWIETRLLSSGPRTNPWFQECSSRVIKEGDLVAFDTDLIGPYGFCADLSRTWLCGDGKPSDEQRDLFRIAADQIAHNTELMRPGISFRELVERATVPPGDCFPTRYGVLYHGVGLADEYPTLPHASDWTEDTPDGVLEPGMVLCVESYIGRLGGREGVKIEEQILITETGNPQLSRYPLDERLLG from the coding sequence ATGGAGACGCAACGCTTCGGCCGCCATCGCAAGATCATGCCGTTCGAACCGGATGCGGCCGGCTCCGTCGAGGCGTTGCGCGAAGCCTCCCGCCAGAAGGCGGCCTCGCTCAACCAGCATGTGCTGGGCTACGGGGCGTTCGCCGAGGCCGAGTGGCAGGCGGCCGGCATTGCCGCTCCCGATCTTGCGGCCATACGCGAATACCGGCTCGGCAGAATACGTGCCGAGTTGAAGCGGCGCGACTACGCCGGCGCGCTGCTCTACGATCCCGTCAACATCCGCTACGCGACCGACTCGACCAACATGCAGCTGTGGGTCGCGCACAATCCGACGCGCCACTGTTTCGTTGCCACCGAGGGACCGGTGGTGCTATTCGATTATTTCTCCTGCGAGCACCTGTCCGATCATTCCGGGGTCGTCGACGAGGTGCGGCCGGCGGTGTCGTGGATGTATCTCTACAGCGGCGAGCTGACGTCATTGAAGGTCCGCCGCTGGGCCGCAGGCATCGCCGATCTGGTTGCGCAACATGGCGGCGGCAACCACCGCATCGCGGTCGACCACATCAATCCGGAGGGCGCCGAGGAGCTAGCCCGCCTCGGCGTCAGTATCGGAAATGGCGAGGCAGTGATGGAGAGCGCGCGGCTGATCAAATCGCCGGACGAGATCCTCGCCATGCGCCGCTCGATCGTCGCCTGCGAGGCGGCGATGGGCGAGATGGAACGGGCGCTGAAACCAGGCATTTCCGAAAACGAGCTCTGGGCGGAGCTCCATCGCGGCAACATCGCGCGCGGCGGCGAATGGATCGAGACCAGGCTGCTGTCTTCCGGTCCGCGCACCAATCCGTGGTTCCAGGAGTGCTCGTCGCGCGTCATCAAGGAAGGCGATCTCGTCGCCTTCGACACCGATCTGATCGGCCCGTATGGCTTCTGTGCCGACCTCTCGCGCACCTGGCTCTGCGGCGACGGAAAACCGTCGGACGAGCAGCGCGATCTCTTCCGCATCGCCGCCGACCAGATCGCCCACAACACCGAACTGATGCGGCCGGGCATTTCCTTCCGCGAGCTCGTCGAGCGCGCGACGGTCCCGCCCGGCGACTGCTTCCCGACCCGCTACGGCGTGCTCTACCACGGCGTCGGCCTGGCGGACGAATATCCGACGCTGCCGCACGCCAGCGACTGGACCGAGGATACGCCGGACGGCGTGCTCGAACCCGGCATGGTGCTGTGCGTCGAAAGCTATATCGGCCGCCTGGGCGGACGCGAGGGTGTCAAGATCGAGGAGCAGATCCTGATCACCGAGACCGGCAACCCGCAGCTCTCGCGCTATCCCCTCGACGAGCGGCTACTGGGCTGA
- a CDS encoding glycosyltransferase family 39 protein, translated as MTLSSHWAGTGVGVDESEQLMVMRVLATGYGSSQPPLYTWLAHLTASLVGTNVLALKIVKYGLLAGGLASYFTAVRRLGYSSRAAAAAMFGLLLFPQIIWEMQHALTHSVAIFCFSSVLFLALVEVLKRRSLAAYVLFGLATAAAMLSKYNNVVFIAALFLAALSLRETRAAIFDRRFPISIMVAILACLPTFHWSFAHLEDLLLHSDGFGVAEGGSAAATASLGVFGLGKAILNFAGLPIAVFAVAFLLAIRKSAPSSQPWPWPETLVWRAFALALLITLVVVLAGGVTQFRDRWMLPVFVLLPAALAMRLDAIGDRGKKTQATIVFAGAVLAILVLPVSWYMQVYGGDSRGRIVRMDYHSLYSQLMSDGPVRTVISSWFWAGNLRLVDPDLVVLDDEIPDFAPSIREPAVLVLAADDGEPNSVIFDRIANAGYAMETIHRQVAVPQLLGGTPTTRQLTITRLYKITAQ; from the coding sequence ATGACGCTGTCGTCGCATTGGGCAGGCACTGGCGTCGGCGTCGATGAATCCGAGCAATTGATGGTGATGCGGGTCCTTGCGACTGGCTACGGCAGTTCGCAGCCACCGCTCTACACCTGGCTTGCCCACCTGACGGCCTCGCTGGTCGGAACCAACGTCCTCGCCCTGAAGATCGTGAAGTATGGTCTGCTGGCCGGAGGGCTCGCCTCATACTTCACCGCGGTACGTCGGCTAGGCTACTCGAGTCGCGCGGCCGCGGCCGCAATGTTCGGGCTGCTTCTGTTTCCACAGATCATCTGGGAAATGCAGCATGCCCTCACCCACTCGGTCGCCATATTCTGCTTTTCGTCGGTGCTGTTCCTGGCGCTGGTCGAGGTGTTGAAGCGGCGATCCCTCGCCGCCTATGTGCTGTTTGGCCTGGCAACTGCCGCGGCGATGCTCTCGAAATACAACAATGTCGTCTTTATCGCCGCGCTGTTTCTGGCGGCGCTGTCGCTGCGCGAAACCCGCGCGGCGATCTTCGACCGCCGCTTCCCGATCAGCATTATGGTGGCCATCCTTGCCTGTCTGCCGACATTCCACTGGAGCTTCGCGCATCTTGAAGACTTGCTGTTGCATAGCGACGGCTTCGGCGTTGCCGAGGGTGGCAGCGCGGCGGCGACTGCATCGCTCGGCGTGTTCGGGTTGGGCAAGGCGATACTCAACTTCGCCGGGCTTCCGATCGCCGTCTTCGCCGTTGCGTTCTTATTGGCAATCAGGAAATCCGCGCCATCGTCACAGCCCTGGCCGTGGCCCGAGACGCTGGTCTGGCGCGCGTTTGCTCTTGCCTTGCTGATCACGCTGGTGGTGGTGCTGGCGGGCGGCGTAACGCAATTTCGCGATCGTTGGATGCTTCCCGTTTTCGTTTTGCTGCCCGCCGCCCTCGCCATGCGTCTGGATGCCATCGGCGACAGGGGCAAGAAGACGCAAGCCACGATTGTCTTCGCCGGCGCCGTCCTCGCCATCCTCGTGCTGCCGGTAAGCTGGTACATGCAGGTGTACGGCGGAGACAGCCGCGGGCGCATCGTGCGGATGGACTATCATTCGCTGTACAGCCAGCTCATGTCCGACGGGCCGGTTCGCACTGTGATATCCAGCTGGTTCTGGGCCGGCAATTTGCGTCTTGTCGATCCCGATCTCGTCGTGCTCGACGACGAGATACCCGATTTCGCCCCGTCGATCCGCGAACCCGCCGTGCTTGTCCTGGCGGCGGACGACGGCGAGCCGAATTCGGTCATTTTCGACAGGATCGCCAACGCCGGCTATGCGATGGAGACCATCCATCGGCAGGTTGCGGTACCTCAGTTGCTCGGCGGTACGCCCACGACCCGCCAGCTCACGATAACCAGACTCTACAAGATCACGGCGCAATAG
- a CDS encoding FAD-dependent oxidoreductase produces the protein MKSHVKAVVIGGGVVGCSVLYHLAKAGWTDIMLIERSELTSGSSWHAAGGFHTLNGDPNVAKLQAYTVQLYKEIEELSGQSCSLHLTGGVMMADTPERMDFLRLAHAKGRYLGMDTELITPSEAKAMFPLMDDKNFVGAMWDPVEGHLDPSGTTIAYSKAAKKLGAEIVLRNRVVDLTQQPDGTWNVVTEQGTVHAEHVVNCGGLWAREIGRMVGVELPVLAMEHMYLLTEPMPEVEEFNKSTGREMIGVLDFKGEIYTRQERNGILLGTYEKACKPWSPVNTPWDFGHELLQPDIDRIAPSLEIGFKHFPGIEKAGIKQIINGPFTFALDGNPLVGPVQGLTNFWCACAVMAGFSQGGGVGLALSNWMVHGDPGFDVWGMDVARFGEWASLRYTNAKVRENYSRRFSIRFPNEELPAARPAQTTPLYDTMLANNAVMGDSWGLETPLWFAPKGTEPKDIVSFHRSNDFGPIGEEVRATREKVGVTEIANFAKYEVSGPSAEEFLNRLMTNRMPKVGRIVLTPMVNEFGKLIGDFTIAKSGEDRFMIWGSSAAQKYHMRWFEKHLPKDGSVRIHRFDQTLVGLSIAGPKSRDLLQKLVDVDISTKAFRFMDFREMAVGGAPCLVNRITYTGDLGYEIWMAPAYQRLVYKAIKEAGEEFGLVDFGMRALLSMRLEKNFPTWFRELRPIYGPFEGSMDRFIKLEKNDFIGREASAKELAEGPKLRRVSFIVDAADADVMGDEPIWAKVSKDYGTVEKPHGYGAPRFDTTGKEVRGSQAAEGASAVRGIADGDWRVVGWVTSGGYAHYVQKSMAQGYVPAALAEDQSAGLFEIEILGHRRPARINVEPPFDPSGEKMRT, from the coding sequence ATGAAATCTCACGTCAAAGCGGTTGTCATCGGCGGCGGTGTTGTTGGCTGCTCGGTGCTCTACCATCTGGCCAAGGCCGGCTGGACCGACATCATGCTGATCGAGCGTTCGGAACTGACCTCGGGCTCCTCCTGGCATGCGGCGGGCGGCTTTCACACGCTGAACGGCGACCCCAACGTCGCCAAGCTGCAGGCCTATACGGTGCAGCTCTACAAGGAGATCGAGGAGCTTTCCGGCCAGTCCTGCTCGCTGCACCTCACCGGCGGCGTGATGATGGCGGATACGCCTGAGCGCATGGACTTTCTGCGGCTCGCCCACGCCAAGGGCCGATATCTCGGCATGGACACCGAGCTGATCACGCCGTCGGAAGCCAAGGCGATGTTCCCGCTGATGGACGACAAGAACTTCGTCGGCGCCATGTGGGATCCGGTCGAAGGCCATCTCGACCCGTCCGGCACGACCATCGCCTATTCGAAGGCGGCGAAGAAGCTTGGCGCTGAGATCGTGCTGCGCAACCGTGTCGTCGACCTGACGCAGCAGCCGGACGGCACCTGGAACGTCGTTACCGAACAGGGCACGGTCCACGCCGAGCACGTCGTCAACTGCGGTGGCCTGTGGGCGCGCGAGATCGGCCGCATGGTCGGCGTCGAGCTGCCGGTGCTGGCGATGGAGCATATGTACCTGCTCACCGAGCCGATGCCGGAGGTCGAGGAGTTCAACAAGTCGACTGGCCGCGAGATGATCGGCGTGCTCGATTTCAAGGGCGAGATCTATACCCGCCAGGAGCGCAACGGCATCCTGCTCGGCACCTATGAAAAGGCCTGCAAGCCGTGGTCGCCGGTCAACACGCCCTGGGATTTCGGCCATGAACTCTTGCAGCCCGACATCGATCGCATCGCGCCGTCGCTGGAGATCGGCTTCAAGCATTTCCCCGGCATCGAGAAGGCCGGCATCAAGCAGATCATCAATGGCCCCTTCACCTTCGCGCTCGACGGCAACCCGCTGGTAGGCCCGGTGCAGGGCCTGACCAATTTCTGGTGCGCCTGCGCCGTGATGGCCGGCTTCAGCCAGGGCGGCGGCGTCGGCCTCGCGCTCTCCAACTGGATGGTGCATGGCGATCCGGGCTTCGACGTCTGGGGCATGGATGTGGCCCGCTTCGGCGAATGGGCGAGCCTGCGGTACACCAATGCCAAGGTGCGCGAGAATTATTCGCGCCGCTTCTCGATCCGCTTCCCGAACGAAGAGTTGCCCGCCGCCCGCCCCGCGCAGACGACGCCGCTCTACGACACCATGCTCGCCAACAACGCCGTCATGGGCGACTCGTGGGGCTTGGAAACCCCGCTCTGGTTCGCCCCGAAGGGTACCGAGCCCAAGGACATCGTCTCCTTCCATCGCTCCAACGACTTCGGCCCGATCGGCGAGGAGGTGCGCGCCACGCGTGAGAAGGTCGGCGTCACCGAGATCGCCAACTTCGCCAAATACGAAGTCTCCGGACCGTCAGCCGAGGAATTCCTCAACCGGCTGATGACCAACCGCATGCCGAAGGTTGGCCGCATCGTGCTGACCCCGATGGTCAACGAGTTCGGCAAGCTGATCGGCGACTTCACCATCGCCAAGTCAGGCGAGGACCGCTTCATGATCTGGGGCTCGTCGGCCGCGCAGAAATACCATATGCGCTGGTTCGAGAAGCACCTGCCGAAGGACGGCTCCGTGCGCATCCACCGCTTCGACCAGACACTGGTCGGCCTGTCGATCGCCGGGCCGAAATCTCGCGACCTGCTGCAGAAGCTGGTCGATGTCGACATCTCCACCAAGGCCTTCCGATTCATGGATTTCCGCGAGATGGCCGTCGGCGGCGCGCCCTGCCTGGTAAACCGCATCACCTATACTGGGGACCTCGGCTACGAGATCTGGATGGCGCCCGCCTATCAGCGCCTCGTCTACAAGGCGATCAAGGAAGCTGGCGAGGAGTTCGGCCTCGTCGATTTCGGCATGCGCGCCCTGCTGTCGATGCGCCTTGAAAAGAACTTCCCGACCTGGTTCCGCGAATTGCGCCCGATCTACGGCCCGTTCGAAGGCTCGATGGACCGCTTCATCAAGCTGGAGAAGAACGACTTCATCGGCCGCGAGGCGTCCGCCAAGGAGCTCGCCGAGGGGCCAAAACTGCGCCGGGTCTCCTTCATCGTCGATGCAGCGGATGCGGACGTGATGGGCGACGAGCCGATCTGGGCCAAGGTCAGCAAGGACTACGGTACGGTGGAAAAGCCACATGGCTATGGCGCGCCTCGCTTCGACACCACAGGCAAGGAAGTGCGCGGTTCGCAGGCTGCCGAAGGCGCCTCCGCAGTGCGCGGCATCGCCGATGGCGACTGGCGTGTGGTGGGCTGGGTCACTTCGGGCGGCTATGCGCACTATGTTCAGAAGTCGATGGCGCAGGGCTATGTGCCGGCGGCGTTGGCCGAGGACCAAAGCGCCGGTCTGTTCGAGATCGAGATACTCGGCCACCGCCGTCCGGCCCGCATCAATGTCGAACCGCCCTTCGACCCGAGCGGCGAGAAGATGCGCACTTAA
- a CDS encoding trimethylamine methyltransferase family protein produces the protein MTAALHPAEPALATDRARRGGRAGKRAGGSAAFEQPPFRQLRNPLTPTRLVSDDELESIHLASLRVLKEIGVDVLHDEARRIMKEHGADVTAGSERVRFDSDLILELISHCPSEFTLHARNPAHNVRFGGNNVILSMMASAPNCSDLDRGRRPGNQADYRNFLRLAQMHNILNCTGGYPVEPIDIHPSVRHLECIRDLAMLTDKVFHVYSLGKERNVDGIEIARIARGVSHEQMLEEPSVFTIINTNSPLKLDVPMMEGIIQMSSKGQVVIVTPFTLSGAMAPVTIAGALVQQNAEALSGIAFAQMVKTGAPVGYGGFTSNVDMKSGAPAFGTPEYMKAQLVGGQLARRYNIPYRTSNTCAANTVDAQAAYESVFSLWGAIQGGGNLMMHGAGWLEGGLRCSYEKTILDIDLLQMVAEFLTPLDLSEDALGFDAIQSVGPGGHFFGTQHTQDRYKTAFYSPILSDWRNFESWTEAGSPTALEKANRVWKERLASYEEPYMDPATREELNDFVEKRRAEGGAPTDF, from the coding sequence ATGACCGCTGCCCTCCACCCCGCCGAACCGGCACTGGCAACCGATCGCGCCCGCCGTGGTGGCCGCGCGGGCAAGCGCGCCGGCGGCTCGGCTGCGTTCGAGCAGCCGCCCTTCCGGCAGCTGAGGAATCCGCTCACGCCGACCAGGCTGGTTTCCGACGACGAATTGGAATCGATCCACCTCGCTTCACTGCGGGTCTTGAAGGAGATCGGCGTCGACGTGCTGCATGACGAAGCGCGCCGCATCATGAAGGAACATGGAGCTGATGTGACCGCGGGCAGCGAGCGGGTGCGCTTCGACAGCGACCTAATCCTCGAATTGATCTCGCACTGCCCGTCGGAATTCACGCTGCATGCCCGCAACCCGGCGCACAATGTGCGCTTCGGCGGCAACAACGTGATCCTCTCGATGATGGCCTCGGCGCCCAACTGCTCCGATCTCGACCGCGGCCGCCGGCCGGGCAACCAGGCCGACTACCGCAACTTCCTGCGCCTGGCGCAGATGCACAACATCCTCAACTGCACCGGCGGCTATCCGGTCGAGCCGATCGACATCCACCCCTCGGTCCGGCACCTGGAATGCATCCGCGACCTCGCCATGCTGACCGACAAGGTGTTCCACGTCTATTCGCTCGGCAAGGAGCGCAATGTCGACGGCATCGAGATCGCCAGGATCGCGCGCGGCGTCAGCCATGAGCAGATGCTGGAAGAGCCTTCCGTCTTCACCATCATCAACACCAACTCGCCACTCAAGCTCGACGTGCCGATGATGGAAGGCATCATCCAGATGTCGAGCAAAGGCCAGGTCGTCATCGTCACGCCGTTCACGCTGTCGGGCGCGATGGCGCCTGTCACAATCGCCGGCGCGCTGGTGCAGCAGAATGCGGAAGCGCTATCAGGCATCGCGTTTGCGCAGATGGTGAAGACAGGCGCGCCGGTCGGCTATGGCGGCTTCACCTCCAATGTCGACATGAAGTCGGGCGCGCCGGCCTTCGGCACGCCCGAATACATGAAGGCGCAGCTCGTCGGCGGCCAGCTCGCCCGCCGCTACAACATCCCCTACCGCACCTCCAACACCTGCGCTGCCAACACGGTCGACGCACAGGCCGCCTACGAAAGCGTCTTTTCGCTGTGGGGCGCCATCCAGGGCGGCGGCAATCTGATGATGCACGGGGCCGGCTGGCTCGAGGGCGGCCTGCGCTGCTCCTACGAAAAGACCATCCTCGACATCGACCTGCTGCAGATGGTGGCCGAGTTCCTGACCCCGCTCGACCTGTCCGAGGACGCGCTCGGCTTCGACGCCATCCAGTCGGTCGGCCCGGGCGGCCACTTCTTCGGCACCCAGCACACGCAGGACCGCTACAAGACCGCCTTCTACTCGCCAATCCTCTCCGACTGGCGCAATTTCGAAAGCTGGACGGAAGCCGGTTCGCCAACGGCGCTCGAAAAGGCCAACCGGGTCTGGAAGGAGCGGCTGGCGTCCTACGAAGAACCCTATATGGACCCGGCGACCCGCGAAGAACTCAACGACTTCGTCGAGAAACGCCGCGCCGAAGGCGGCGCCCCGACCGATTTTTGA